The Brachyhypopomus gauderio isolate BG-103 chromosome 12, BGAUD_0.2, whole genome shotgun sequence genome window below encodes:
- the LOC143528398 gene encoding uncharacterized protein LOC143528398: protein MEKANIKLFVFLLLFVILSFIIIQKFGRYVFISSFPAMQSNSEASKVHFTKNSITPIKHSGHFMVSAFIDHRINKAIRVISIIRRDSLQPLYCIYCIDDHDCQTSEAEVQIHSDHFRFPYGASDVLCHGAYTQYATHVVISTSANISDIHSEEFLPIKNEVTRESFNFSFTVCISNLFGDYNNVLQFVQTMEIYKLLGVQHVVIYNTSCGPDLEKLLQHYKREGILEIVPWPIDTFLNPSKGWNFIKHGGDLHYYGQLVTLNECIYRNMYQSKYVLLNDIDEIIMPYKYANLQLLMEDLQQEHTNVGVFAIENHIFPKTQFEESHRFSRSEWRNISGINIMEHIYREPDRKDVFNPRKMIINPRSVVQTSIHSTLQHHGDVYYVPFNVCRIVHVRTPLQGSLTKQQLHVDTRVWDFEAELISNVDKTLQDSDLM from the coding sequence ATGGAAAAGGCAAATATCAagctgtttgtttttcttttactttttgTAATTCTGAGCTTTATCATAATTCAGAAATTCGGTAGATATGTGTTTATAAGTTCATTCCCAGCTATGCAGAGTAACTCTGAAGCAAGCAAAGTTCATTTCACAAAAAATTCCATAACCCCCATTAAACATTCAGGACATTTTATGGTGTCTGCATTCATTGATCACAGAATCAATAAGGCCATTCGTGTTATCAGCATCATCAGAAGGGACAGTCTGCAGCCTCTTTACTGCATCTACTGTATTGATGACCATGACTGCCAGACATCTGAGGCTGAAGTCCAGATACACAGTGACCATTTTAGGTTTCCATATGGAGCTTCAGATGTGCTGTGTCATGGTGCATACACTCAATATGCAACACATGTAGTCATTTCAACGAGTGCAAACATCTCAGACATTCACAGTGAAGAATTCTTGCCCATAAAGAACGAGGTGACCAGAGAATCATTTAATTTCAGTTTCACTGTCTGTATCTCCAATCTTTTTGGTGACTACAACAATGTTCTACAATTTGTCCAAACAATGGAGATTTACAAACTTCTTGGTGTGCAACATGTGGTTATCTACAACACGAGCTGTGGCCCTGACCTGGAGAAACTCTTACAGCATTATAAGAGGGAAGGAATACTGGAGATTGTTCCATGGCCTATTGACACTTTCCTTAATCCATCTAAAGGTTGGAACTTTATAAAGCATGGTGGAGACCTCCACTATTATGGCCAGTTGGTAACCCTCAATGAGTGTATTTATAGGAACATGTATCAGTCCAAATATGTTCTGCTGAATGATATTGATGAGATCATTATGCCTTACAAGTATGCTAATCTTCAGTTACTGATGGAGGATCTTCAACAGGAGCACACAAATGTGGGTGTATTTGCCATTGAGAATCACATTTTTCCCAAGACACAGTTTGAAGAGAGTCATCGATTCAGTCGATCAGAATGGAGAAATATATCTGGCATCAACATTATGGAACATATTTATAGAGAACCAGATAGAAAAGATGTCTTCAACCCCAGAAAAATGATCATCAACCCAAGAAGTGTAGTACAAACATCAATACATTCCACCCTGCAACACCATGGAGATGTTTATTATGTACCTTTTAATGTGTGTCGAATTGTTCATGTGAGAACACCACTCCAGGGGAGTCTTACCAAACAGCAACTGCATGTTGACACAAGGGTGTGGGACTTTGAGGCAGAACTGATATCAAACGTTGATAAAACTCTACAGGATTCTGATTTGATGTAA